In one Pseudomonas purpurea genomic region, the following are encoded:
- a CDS encoding C40 family peptidase: MSTSARLILICFVALLSACAIRTPPPAKVVRAPVFAPSQTFSPAAEDVLFRALGLVGTPYRWGGNTPDSGFDCSGLIGYVYRDAAGISLPRSTREMIGMQAPSIGKEALQTGDLIFFATNGGSQVSHAGIYVGEGRFVHAPATGGTVKLDSLSKAYWQKAYLSAKRVLTPEHLAHNP; this comes from the coding sequence ATGTCGACGTCGGCCCGCCTCATACTCATCTGCTTCGTCGCGCTGCTCAGCGCCTGCGCCATCCGTACGCCACCCCCTGCCAAAGTGGTCCGGGCGCCGGTATTCGCGCCCTCCCAAACTTTTTCGCCCGCCGCTGAAGACGTACTGTTTCGCGCCTTGGGCCTGGTCGGTACGCCCTATCGCTGGGGCGGCAATACGCCGGATTCGGGGTTTGATTGCAGTGGCCTGATCGGCTACGTCTACCGCGATGCGGCCGGTATCTCCCTGCCGCGTTCGACTCGCGAAATGATCGGTATGCAAGCCCCGAGCATTGGCAAAGAAGCCCTGCAAACCGGCGACCTGATCTTCTTCGCCACCAATGGCGGCTCTCAGGTCAGCCACGCCGGGATCTACGTCGGTGAAGGTCGCTTCGTGCATGCGCCGGCCACGGGCGGCACGGTGAAGCTGGACAGCCTGTCCAAGGCCTATTGGCAAAAAGCCTATCTGAGTGCCAAACGGGTGCTGACCCCCGAACATCTGGCGCACAATCCCTAG
- the bluB gene encoding 5,6-dimethylbenzimidazole synthase yields MTDNAFSEAERAAVYRAIGERRDMRHFSGGTVDPELLRRLLEAAHQAPSVGLMQPWRFIRISDRPLRGKIQQLVEEERVRTAEALGERSDEFMKLKVEGINDCAEVLVAALMEDRERHIFGRRTLPEMDMASLSCAIQNLWLASRAEGLGMGWVSLFEPQALADLLGLPPGAKPLAVLCLGPVEAFYPAPMLVLEGWAQPRPLNELLYENYWGVSQ; encoded by the coding sequence ATGACCGACAATGCATTTTCCGAAGCCGAACGCGCAGCGGTCTACCGGGCTATCGGCGAACGTCGCGACATGCGTCATTTCAGCGGCGGCACGGTAGACCCCGAGCTACTGCGACGTCTGCTTGAAGCGGCGCATCAGGCGCCGAGTGTCGGCCTGATGCAGCCTTGGCGTTTCATCCGCATCAGCGACCGCCCCTTGCGCGGCAAGATCCAGCAACTGGTGGAAGAAGAGCGGGTACGCACTGCCGAAGCGCTGGGCGAACGCTCCGATGAATTCATGAAGCTGAAAGTCGAAGGCATCAACGATTGCGCCGAAGTGTTGGTGGCCGCGTTGATGGAGGATCGCGAGCGGCACATTTTCGGGCGTCGAACCTTGCCGGAAATGGACATGGCGTCGTTGTCCTGTGCGATTCAGAACCTGTGGCTGGCGTCCCGCGCCGAAGGGCTGGGCATGGGCTGGGTGTCGTTGTTCGAGCCGCAGGCCCTGGCCGACCTGCTCGGTTTGCCGCCCGGCGCCAAGCCGCTGGCGGTGTTGTGCCTGGGGCCGGTCGAGGCATTTTATCCGGCGCCGATGCTGGTGCTTGAAGGGTGGGCGCAACCGCGTCCGCTGAATGAACTGTTGTATGAGAATTATTGGGGAGTGAGTCAATGA
- the cbiB gene encoding adenosylcobinamide-phosphate synthase CbiB, with translation MSVALLSVAGVALDALLGEPKRWHPLVAFGRFADRIEQRFNSGGRGWRSHGVTAWVLAVLPLTLLATAFAWLPYIGWIVEILALYCALGLRSLGEHVEPVAQALRSDDLVEARKRVSYLVSRQTAELDSTEVARAATESVLENGSDAVFAALFWFIVAGVPGVVLYRLSNTLDAMWGYRNERFERFGWAAAKIDDVLNYIPARLVALTYALLGKTRLALKCWRTQGPMWDSPNAGPVMAAGAGALGVELGGAAIYHGELHQRPTLGEGVPADADSIDRGWQLVQRGVWLWLLILCLGVEFYA, from the coding sequence ATGAGTGTGGCGTTATTGAGTGTCGCCGGGGTGGCGCTGGATGCGCTGCTGGGCGAACCCAAACGCTGGCATCCGCTGGTGGCGTTCGGCCGTTTTGCCGACCGCATCGAGCAACGTTTCAATTCCGGCGGTCGTGGCTGGCGCAGCCACGGCGTGACGGCCTGGGTGTTGGCGGTGTTGCCGCTGACCTTGTTGGCGACGGCGTTTGCCTGGTTGCCGTACATCGGCTGGATCGTCGAGATCCTGGCGTTGTACTGCGCCCTCGGTTTGCGCAGCCTTGGTGAACACGTCGAGCCGGTCGCCCAGGCGCTGCGCAGCGATGACCTGGTGGAGGCGCGCAAGCGTGTCAGTTACCTGGTCAGCCGTCAGACCGCCGAACTGGACTCGACCGAAGTCGCCCGCGCTGCCACCGAGTCGGTGCTGGAGAATGGCAGCGATGCGGTGTTCGCCGCGTTGTTCTGGTTTATCGTCGCGGGCGTGCCGGGGGTGGTGCTGTATCGCCTGAGCAATACGCTGGATGCCATGTGGGGTTATCGCAACGAGCGCTTCGAGCGTTTCGGCTGGGCGGCGGCGAAGATCGATGACGTGCTCAACTACATTCCTGCACGGCTGGTGGCCTTGACCTACGCGTTGCTGGGTAAAACCCGTCTGGCGCTCAAATGCTGGCGCACTCAGGGGCCGATGTGGGACAGCCCGAATGCCGGGCCGGTGATGGCGGCGGGTGCCGGTGCGCTGGGTGTGGAGTTGGGCGGCGCGGCGATTTATCACGGCGAGCTGCATCAGCGCCCGACCTTGGGTGAAGGCGTGCCGGCGGACGCCGACTCCATTGACCGTGGCTGGCAATTGGTCCAGCGCGGGGTATGGTTATGGCTGCTGATTCTCTGCCTGGGGGTTGAGTTCTATGCTTGA
- a CDS encoding DUF2066 domain-containing protein: MGLRKFLFVGCLSLVSLASHAETLNGLYQVREPVSGQTPQERDQATQKALETLVLRLTGDAKAAQSPALAAIRKDPQQIISQYGYDAGPPESLQVDFDPVSTDRALRQAGLALWGANRPSILGWWLNDSTEGSSLVGDGQASAAPLRRAAQHRGLPLRLPLGDLDEQIVATAPNLEGTDPAPLRNASERYGADALLAVHAREEGGQWQAKWRLWLGDQREQGSVQGADTAAVADAVLLAVSERLAPRFVAKPGVSTEQLLEVQGMNLERYAALGHLLEPFGAHLQSVDGDRILYRVNGSAEQLRAQLQLAKLQPIPAGEALAPVAAVQPAVAGSAPAVAPTPAAQLRFRW, encoded by the coding sequence ATGGGTTTGCGTAAATTTCTTTTTGTAGGCTGTTTGTCGCTGGTCAGCCTGGCGAGTCATGCCGAAACGCTCAATGGCCTTTATCAAGTGCGCGAGCCGGTCAGTGGCCAGACACCACAGGAGCGCGATCAGGCCACGCAGAAAGCGCTGGAAACCCTGGTGCTGCGCCTGACCGGCGATGCCAAGGCTGCCCAGAGCCCGGCGCTGGCCGCGATTCGCAAGGACCCGCAGCAGATCATCAGCCAGTACGGTTATGACGCCGGGCCGCCGGAAAGCTTGCAGGTCGATTTCGATCCGGTCAGTACCGACCGCGCATTACGCCAGGCCGGGCTGGCATTGTGGGGCGCCAATCGGCCGTCGATTCTTGGATGGTGGCTGAACGATTCGACTGAAGGCTCAAGCCTGGTCGGCGACGGCCAGGCCAGCGCTGCACCGCTGCGCCGTGCGGCGCAGCATCGCGGTTTGCCGTTGCGCCTGCCGCTGGGTGACCTGGATGAGCAGATCGTCGCGACTGCGCCCAATCTGGAAGGGACAGACCCGGCACCGTTGCGAAATGCGTCGGAGCGTTATGGTGCCGACGCCTTGCTGGCGGTGCATGCCCGCGAAGAGGGTGGCCAATGGCAGGCCAAGTGGCGCTTGTGGCTGGGTGATCAGCGTGAGCAGGGCAGCGTACAGGGCGCCGACACGGCGGCTGTCGCCGATGCGGTGTTGCTGGCGGTCAGCGAGCGATTGGCGCCACGGTTTGTTGCCAAGCCGGGTGTCTCCACCGAGCAGTTGCTTGAAGTGCAGGGCATGAATCTGGAGCGCTACGCGGCTTTGGGACACCTGCTTGAGCCGTTTGGTGCGCACCTGCAAAGTGTGGACGGCGATCGGATTCTCTATCGGGTCAACGGCAGTGCCGAGCAATTGCGGGCACAACTGCAGTTGGCAAAGTTGCAGCCGATACCAGCGGGTGAGGCGCTGGCGCCAGTTGCGGCGGTTCAGCCGGCGGTCGCGGGTTCGGCGCCTGCTGTAGCGCCGACACCGGCTGCGCAACTGCGTTTCCGTTGGTAA
- a CDS encoding cobyrinate a,c-diamide synthase has protein sequence MSEPRHCPAVLIAAPASGQGKTTVTAALARLHRNQGCKVRVFKCGPDFLDPMILERASGAPVYQLDMWMVGEQESRRLLWEAAGEADLILIEGVMGLFDGTPSSADLARHFGVPVLGVIDGTAMAQTFGALALGLARYQPDLPFAGVLANRVGTLRHAQLLEGSLTEGLRWYGALSRETGIELPSRHLGLVQASELNDLDARLDAAAEALASSCEVALPPAVEFAAPEVIVAEPLLAGVRIAVARDEAFAFTYGASLDLLRAMGAELLFFSPIHDRELPDADSLYLPGGYPELHHVALAQNTTMLAAIRAHHEAGKPLLAECGGMLYLLDSLTDVEGTRVELVGLLAGDAVMQKRLAALALQAVELPEGSLRGHTYHHSLTSTELEPIARGLSPNGGRGAEAVYRDGRMTASYVHFYFPSNPKAVAALFLPESEVAIASRP, from the coding sequence GTGAGTGAGCCACGTCATTGCCCGGCGGTCCTGATCGCTGCGCCGGCTTCCGGCCAGGGCAAGACCACCGTCACCGCCGCGCTGGCCCGATTGCATCGCAATCAGGGGTGCAAGGTGCGTGTGTTCAAATGCGGCCCGGACTTTCTCGACCCGATGATTCTGGAGCGCGCCAGTGGTGCGCCGGTGTATCAGTTGGACATGTGGATGGTTGGCGAGCAGGAAAGTCGTCGGCTGTTGTGGGAAGCCGCAGGCGAGGCTGACCTGATCCTCATTGAAGGCGTCATGGGCCTGTTCGACGGCACGCCGTCCAGCGCCGATCTGGCGCGCCACTTCGGAGTGCCGGTGCTCGGTGTGATTGACGGCACCGCCATGGCCCAGACGTTTGGCGCACTGGCCCTGGGGTTGGCGCGCTATCAGCCGGACCTGCCGTTTGCCGGGGTGCTGGCCAACCGTGTCGGCACCTTGCGCCACGCGCAATTGCTGGAAGGCAGCCTCACCGAAGGGCTGCGTTGGTATGGCGCCCTGTCCCGGGAAACCGGGATCGAGCTGCCGAGCCGCCATCTCGGGCTGGTCCAGGCGAGCGAGCTGAACGACCTGGACGCGCGTCTCGACGCCGCGGCCGAGGCCCTGGCCAGCAGTTGCGAAGTGGCGTTGCCACCCGCCGTCGAATTCGCCGCTCCCGAGGTGATTGTCGCCGAACCATTGCTGGCCGGCGTGCGCATTGCCGTGGCCCGCGATGAAGCGTTTGCGTTCACTTATGGCGCGAGTCTGGACCTGCTGCGGGCGATGGGCGCCGAGTTGCTGTTCTTCTCGCCGATCCATGACCGTGAGTTGCCGGATGCCGACAGCCTGTACCTGCCGGGCGGCTACCCGGAATTGCACCATGTGGCGCTGGCGCAAAACACCACGATGCTGGCGGCGATTCGCGCGCACCACGAGGCGGGCAAGCCGTTGTTGGCCGAGTGCGGCGGCATGTTGTACCTGCTCGACTCGTTGACCGATGTCGAGGGTACGCGTGTCGAGCTGGTCGGTTTGCTGGCCGGTGACGCGGTGATGCAGAAGCGACTTGCCGCGCTGGCATTGCAAGCGGTTGAGCTGCCGGAAGGCTCGCTGCGCGGGCACACCTATCACCACTCGTTGACGAGCACTGAGCTTGAGCCGATTGCCCGTGGGCTGAGCCCCAACGGCGGGCGCGGGGCGGAAGCGGTTTACCGTGACGGGCGGATGACCGCCTCTTATGTGCACTTTTACTTTCCGTCCAATCCGAAAGCGGTCGCCGCACTGTTCCTACCTGAATCCGAGGTCGCCATCGCGAGCAGGCCATGA
- a CDS encoding class I SAM-dependent methyltransferase, with protein MTTRTLNLDDSLYHYLLDVSLRETPLQRRLRDETQALPNARWQIAPEQGQFLALLVKLTSARRLLEVGTFTGYSALCMAAALPDDGSLICCDIPGDYNATALRYWQEAGFSERIELRLAPALQTLAQLEQQGLGGCFDLMFIDADKANYPAYLESALRLLRQGGLAVFDNTLWSGRVLEVDSDSEDTRAIQALNCALKDDPRVDLSLLPIGDGLTLCRKR; from the coding sequence ATGACCACTCGCACGCTTAATCTCGATGATTCACTCTACCACTACCTGCTCGACGTTTCCCTGCGTGAAACGCCGTTGCAGCGCCGTTTGCGTGACGAAACCCAAGCGTTGCCCAACGCTCGCTGGCAAATCGCACCCGAGCAGGGGCAGTTCCTCGCGTTACTGGTCAAGCTGACTAGCGCCAGGCGCTTGTTGGAAGTCGGCACGTTCACCGGTTACAGCGCTCTCTGCATGGCGGCGGCATTACCCGATGACGGCTCGTTGATCTGCTGCGATATACCAGGTGACTACAACGCGACGGCGCTGCGCTATTGGCAGGAAGCGGGATTTTCCGAACGCATCGAGTTGCGCCTGGCGCCGGCACTGCAAACCTTGGCTCAACTCGAGCAGCAAGGGCTGGGCGGTTGCTTCGATCTGATGTTCATTGATGCCGACAAGGCCAATTACCCGGCGTATCTGGAGAGCGCCTTGCGGCTGCTGCGCCAGGGCGGGTTGGCGGTGTTCGATAACACGCTGTGGAGTGGGCGAGTGCTGGAGGTCGATTCCGACAGCGAGGACACCCGAGCCATCCAGGCGCTCAATTGTGCCTTGAAGGATGACCCGCGTGTCGACCTGTCACTGTTGCCGATCGGAGATGGGTTAACCCTTTGCCGCAAAAGGTAG
- the hda gene encoding DnaA regulatory inactivator Hda yields the protein MKPIQLPLGVRLRDDATFINYYPGANAAALGYVERLCEADAGWTESLIYLWGKDGVGRTHLLQAACLRFEQLGEPAVYLPLAELLDRGIEILDNLEQYELVCLDDLQAVAGRADWEEALFHLFNRLRDSGRRLLIAASTSPRELPVKLADLKSRLTLALIFQMRPLSDEDKLRALQLRASRRGLHLTDEVGHFILTRGTRSMSALFELLERLDQASLQAQRKLTIPFLKETLGW from the coding sequence ATGAAACCGATTCAGCTGCCCCTAGGTGTGCGTCTGCGTGACGACGCTACCTTTATCAACTACTACCCAGGCGCCAATGCCGCTGCACTCGGCTATGTCGAGCGTCTATGCGAAGCCGACGCCGGCTGGACCGAAAGCCTGATTTACCTCTGGGGCAAGGACGGCGTAGGGCGTACGCACTTGTTGCAGGCGGCCTGTTTGCGTTTCGAGCAGTTGGGTGAGCCGGCGGTCTACCTGCCGCTGGCCGAGTTGCTGGATCGCGGCATCGAAATCCTTGACAACCTAGAACAATACGAACTCGTCTGCCTCGATGACTTGCAGGCAGTGGCCGGGCGAGCGGATTGGGAAGAGGCGTTGTTTCATCTGTTCAACCGGTTGCGTGACAGCGGCCGACGTCTGTTGATTGCCGCGTCGACCTCGCCACGAGAGTTGCCGGTGAAGCTGGCGGACCTCAAATCGCGCCTGACCCTGGCGCTGATTTTCCAGATGCGTCCCTTGTCCGACGAAGACAAATTGCGAGCCTTGCAATTGCGTGCATCGCGTCGTGGACTGCACCTGACCGACGAAGTCGGGCATTTTATTTTGACCCGTGGCACGCGCAGCATGAGTGCGTTATTCGAGCTGCTTGAGCGTCTCGACCAGGCCTCGCTTCAGGCTCAGCGCAAGCTGACCATTCCTTTTCTCAAAGAAACCCTGGGCTGGTAA
- a CDS encoding NlpC/P60 family protein, translating to MLNRFAPLVPLALVTLLFGCAAHSPVSQQEQQQQVKNSSTAQSSVIYQEELATEKELSDFADGKSYQLPVLADSILERGMSLIGTRYRFGGTSEAGFDCSGFIGYLFREEAGMNLPRSTREMINVDAPLVSRKNLKPGDLLFFATNGRRGRVSHAGIYLGDDQFIHSSSRRSGGVRVDSLGDSYWSKTFIEAKRALAMAPTTVTARK from the coding sequence ATGCTAAATCGCTTCGCACCCCTCGTGCCTCTCGCACTTGTCACCCTGTTGTTCGGTTGCGCTGCACACTCTCCAGTGTCCCAGCAAGAGCAGCAACAACAGGTTAAAAATTCTTCTACTGCTCAGTCTTCCGTTATTTACCAGGAAGAACTGGCCACCGAAAAAGAGCTCTCCGACTTCGCCGATGGCAAGTCCTACCAGCTTCCGGTTCTGGCCGACAGCATCCTCGAACGTGGCATGTCCCTGATCGGTACCCGTTACCGTTTCGGCGGTACCTCTGAAGCCGGTTTCGATTGCAGTGGCTTCATCGGTTACCTGTTTCGTGAAGAGGCGGGCATGAACCTGCCGCGTTCCACTCGCGAAATGATCAACGTGGATGCCCCGCTGGTTTCTCGTAAAAACCTGAAACCGGGCGACTTGTTGTTCTTCGCTACCAATGGTCGTCGCGGTCGTGTCAGTCACGCCGGGATCTACCTGGGTGATGACCAGTTCATCCACTCCAGCAGCCGCCGCAGTGGTGGTGTCCGGGTCGATAGCCTGGGCGACAGCTACTGGAGCAAGACCTTCATCGAAGCCAAGCGTGCACTCGCCATGGCCCCGACAACGGTCACCGCGCGCAAGTAA
- a CDS encoding AI-2E family transporter — MADTRRWVWLGGVFLLCAFVYLLHPILTPFLVALLLAYLFDPLVDRLERLGLSRTWGVVAVFALFTLIVMTLLLVLVPMLAKQLFRLYELAPQMLDWLQHTAMPWVQAKMGLADGFWKFDKVKAAISEHMGQTTDIVGVVLSQATASSLALIGWLANLVLIPVVSFYLLRDWDLMMAKIRSLLPRDREARVVSLAGECHEVLGAFVRGQLLVMLALGVIYAAGLMLVGLELGLLIGLIAGLAAIVPYMGFVIGIGAALIAGLFQFGGDLYPMIGIVAVFMVGQALEGMVLTPLLVGDRIGLHPVAVIFAILAGGELFGFTGILLALPVAAVIMVLVRHVHDLYKDSEIYSGVEDPDL, encoded by the coding sequence ATGGCCGATACGCGGCGTTGGGTCTGGCTTGGTGGGGTGTTCCTGCTGTGCGCGTTTGTGTACTTGTTACATCCTATCCTCACGCCATTTCTGGTGGCGCTGTTGTTGGCCTATCTGTTCGACCCGCTGGTGGATCGACTGGAGAGGCTTGGCCTGTCACGCACGTGGGGCGTAGTGGCGGTGTTTGCCTTGTTCACCCTGATCGTCATGACGCTGCTGTTGGTGTTGGTGCCGATGCTCGCCAAGCAGTTGTTCCGCTTATATGAGCTGGCGCCGCAGATGCTCGACTGGTTGCAGCACACCGCGATGCCTTGGGTTCAGGCGAAAATGGGGTTGGCGGACGGTTTCTGGAAGTTCGACAAGGTCAAGGCTGCGATCAGTGAGCATATGGGCCAGACCACCGATATCGTCGGTGTGGTGCTGAGCCAGGCGACGGCTTCGAGCCTGGCGTTGATCGGGTGGCTGGCCAACCTGGTGCTGATTCCGGTAGTGAGTTTTTACTTGCTGCGCGACTGGGACCTGATGATGGCGAAGATCCGCAGTCTGCTGCCGCGTGATCGCGAGGCGCGGGTGGTGTCGCTGGCGGGCGAATGCCATGAAGTACTCGGGGCTTTCGTGCGTGGGCAGTTGCTGGTGATGCTGGCGCTGGGCGTGATTTACGCCGCTGGTTTGATGCTGGTCGGGTTGGAGTTGGGCCTGTTGATTGGCTTGATTGCCGGTCTGGCGGCGATTGTGCCGTACATGGGCTTTGTGATCGGTATCGGTGCGGCGCTGATTGCCGGGCTGTTCCAGTTCGGCGGTGATCTGTACCCGATGATTGGGATTGTCGCGGTGTTCATGGTGGGGCAGGCGCTCGAGGGCATGGTGCTCACGCCGTTGCTGGTGGGTGACCGAATCGGCCTGCACCCGGTGGCGGTGATCTTCGCGATTCTGGCGGGTGGCGAGCTGTTTGGTTTCACCGGGATCCTGCTGGCGTTGCCGGTGGCGGCCGTCATCATGGTGCTGGTGCGTCATGTGCATGATTTGTATAAAGATTCTGAAATCTATAGCGGCGTTGAAGACCCTGATTTATGA
- the cobO gene encoding cob(I)yrinic acid a,c-diamide adenosyltransferase — protein MTDSPDRDERHLARMLRKKAVIDERIANSPNECGLMLVLTGNGKGKSSSAFGMLARAMGHGMQCGVVQFIKGRNSTGEELFFRRFPEQVRFHVMGEGFTWETQDRQRDIAAAEAAWAVSRELLRDPTIGLVVLDELNIALKHGYLDLDQVLSDLQARPPMQHVVVTGRGAKPEMIEQADTVTEMGMVKHAFQAGIKAQKGVEL, from the coding sequence ATGACTGATTCCCCTGATCGTGACGAACGCCATCTGGCGCGCATGCTGCGTAAAAAAGCCGTAATCGATGAACGTATTGCCAATTCGCCGAATGAATGCGGCCTGATGCTGGTGCTGACCGGCAACGGCAAAGGCAAAAGCAGTTCCGCTTTCGGCATGCTGGCGCGGGCCATGGGCCACGGCATGCAGTGCGGCGTGGTGCAATTTATCAAGGGCCGCAACAGCACGGGCGAAGAGCTGTTCTTCCGGCGCTTCCCCGAGCAAGTACGTTTCCACGTCATGGGCGAAGGGTTTACCTGGGAAACCCAGGATCGCCAGCGTGACATCGCCGCCGCCGAGGCGGCCTGGGCAGTGTCGCGCGAACTGCTGCGTGACCCGACCATCGGCCTGGTGGTGCTCGATGAGCTGAACATCGCCCTCAAGCACGGTTATCTGGACCTGGACCAGGTGCTCAGCGACTTGCAGGCCCGCCCGCCGATGCAGCACGTGGTCGTTACCGGTCGCGGCGCCAAACCCGAGATGATCGAGCAGGCCGATACGGTCACCGAAATGGGCATGGTCAAGCATGCGTTTCAGGCCGGTATCAAGGCGCAAAAAGGCGTTGAATTGTGA